One genomic region from Candidatus Zixiibacteriota bacterium encodes:
- a CDS encoding rhodanese-like domain-containing protein, translating into MSLKKGSSRIFLQAILIVFFSLIIGVAYNSISIEGITVKGNWSKKAVSDSLIVPYSYSKDDPPAISLGQAMTYFQTHSTIFLDARLEPDYKAGHIPKALNLPFEEFEQYYPKVEPLLSRDKNIITYCDGTECEASLFLARLLKTKGFGNLKIFFGGWTEWNKAGLPVQKSN; encoded by the coding sequence ATGAGCTTAAAAAAAGGTTCGTCCAGGATATTTCTTCAGGCTATTTTAATAGTCTTTTTTTCCCTTATCATTGGAGTTGCATACAATTCAATCTCAATAGAAGGAATCACAGTCAAAGGAAACTGGAGCAAAAAAGCAGTTTCCGATAGCCTGATTGTTCCCTATTCTTATTCAAAGGACGACCCCCCAGCAATAAGCCTGGGCCAGGCTATGACCTATTTCCAGACTCATAGCACCATTTTTCTGGATGCCAGATTGGAGCCAGATTATAAAGCCGGTCACATCCCTAAGGCTCTGAACCTGCCTTTTGAGGAGTTTGAACAGTATTACCCTAAAGTCGAGCCTTTGCTATCAAGAGATAAGAATATAATCACCTATTGCGATGGGACAGAATGCGAAGCCAGTCTTTTCCTGGCTCGACTTTTGAAGACCAAAGGATTTGGGAACTTGAAGATTTTCTTCGGAGGCTGGACCGAGTGGAACAAGGCCGGACTGCCGGTTCAAAAATCCAATTAG
- a CDS encoding DoxX family membrane protein, producing MRELIGNKWLVVLFRLIVGITFLYASLDKIVHPDQFARIVYNYKILPGSFINIFAITLPWIELFCGLFLILGLFIESSSILLGLLLVSFTIALSVNFLKGVDIACGCFTTDPNAKKEGAWLLIRDLVLLLMSLQILFYNRDFLSLQKIIQKKS from the coding sequence ATGAGAGAATTGATAGGCAATAAATGGCTGGTTGTACTTTTTCGATTGATAGTCGGAATAACCTTTCTCTATGCCAGCCTGGACAAGATTGTGCATCCGGACCAGTTCGCCCGCATAGTTTATAATTACAAAATCCTGCCAGGTTCTTTTATTAACATTTTTGCCATCACTTTGCCCTGGATAGAGCTATTCTGTGGTCTTTTCCTGATCCTGGGACTTTTTATCGAGAGCTCTTCGATCCTCCTCGGTTTACTTCTGGTCAGCTTCACTATCGCCTTATCGGTGAATTTCCTAAAAGGGGTCGACATCGCCTGTGGCTGTTTCACCACTGACCCGAATGCCAAAAAAGAAGGTGCCTGGCTTTTAATCCGGGATTTGGTCTTGCTTTTGATGAGCCTGCAGATTCTTTTTTATAACCGAGACTTCCTGAGCCTTCAGAAAATTATTCAGAAAAAATCGTAG